One segment of Andreesenia angusta DNA contains the following:
- a CDS encoding metallophosphoesterase family protein, translating into MKILVVSDTHGSIGNVIEHLEKDRSYEMVIHLGDNTEDGKAISALTGIETLIVKGNCDYKDDTSPEEIFVELEGVKLFATHGHKYGVKRDIANIFYRGKELEADIVVFGHTHISLSIEHEKLHVFNPGSSSEPRLGMKPSMGILELKDGALEKKIIEL; encoded by the coding sequence ATGAAGATACTTGTGGTGAGCGACACCCATGGAAGTATAGGGAATGTAATAGAGCACTTGGAAAAAGACAGAAGCTACGAGATGGTTATCCACCTTGGAGACAACACTGAAGACGGCAAAGCCATATCAGCTCTGACTGGCATTGAAACTCTGATTGTAAAGGGAAACTGTGACTATAAGGATGATACAAGCCCAGAGGAAATTTTTGTCGAGCTGGAAGGTGTAAAGCTGTTTGCAACTCATGGACATAAGTATGGAGTCAAAAGAGATATTGCGAATATATTCTACAGAGGAAAAGAGCTTGAAGCCGATATTGTAGTCTTTGGACATACCCATATTTCGCTTTCCATAGAGCACGAGAAGCTCCATGTTTTCAATCCGGGAAGCTCGTCGGAGCCTAGGCTTGGAATGAAGCCGTCTATGGGGATATTGGAGCTGAAAGATGGGGCGCTAGAAAAAAAGATAATAGAATTATAA
- the rdgB gene encoding RdgB/HAM1 family non-canonical purine NTP pyrophosphatase — translation MKRLILSTGNVNKLREIKEILAGMDFEVVSKDEMGYSDIEVEETESDLSGNAIKKAKAIWEQTGEIVMADDTGLFVDALGGEPGVYSARYAGENSDDSQNRAKLLGKLEGKSDRRAKFITSIALVLCDGSVEVIEGECGGKIAEAERGSRGFGYDSVFIPEGYDATFAELSSDVKNSISHRARAIEKLKERLEEI, via the coding sequence ATGAAAAGACTTATACTTTCAACTGGAAATGTGAATAAGCTTAGGGAGATAAAGGAGATACTCGCGGGGATGGACTTTGAAGTTGTCTCGAAAGATGAGATGGGGTACTCGGACATAGAGGTTGAGGAGACCGAGAGCGATCTATCGGGAAATGCCATTAAAAAGGCCAAGGCAATCTGGGAGCAGACAGGTGAAATAGTTATGGCTGACGACACGGGGCTATTTGTGGATGCGCTTGGAGGAGAGCCTGGAGTTTACTCGGCCAGATACGCCGGTGAAAACTCCGACGATTCCCAAAATAGGGCGAAGCTGCTCGGGAAACTTGAGGGCAAAAGCGACAGACGCGCCAAATTTATAACTTCAATAGCACTAGTGCTGTGTGACGGAAGCGTTGAGGTGATAGAAGGAGAGTGCGGTGGAAAGATAGCTGAAGCGGAGAGAGGGTCTAGAGGCTTTGGATACGACAGCGTATTTATTCCTGAAGGCTATGACGCCACATTTGCAGAGCTGTCTTCAGATGTGAAAAACAGCATAAGTCATAGGGCTAGGGCCATTGAAAAGCTGAAAGAGAGACTAGAGGAGATTTAG